The genomic segment TCACCTCGGCCGAGCAGGAGCCGCACTTGCCGGCCTTGCAGTTCCAGCGGACAGCGAGGTCGTTGGCCTGTTCCGCCTGGATCTGGTGAATCGCGTCGAGCACCACCATCCCGGGGGACACGCCGGTGGTGTAATCCACGAACTTCCCGCCCTCGCGGCCGCCCCGCCAGACGCGGAAGGTGGCCCGGCCGAGCGGCTCGTCCTTGCGGTGAGGCGGCTCGGTCTCTTCGACCGCTCCGGTCTCCGCCAGGTCGGGCTTCAGTGTTTCGGTCACCAGGCGCCTCCCTTGTGAGACGACCGCGCGGGTTCAGTCAAGCTAACATCCGTGCCGCGCTACGATCTGTCCCGGGCACAATCTGTCCAGCTCAACCTCTCCCTACTTCTGCTCCTCGATGATCTTCTCGAGCTCCGCCGGCATTCCAGGGATCGGCTCCCGCGAGAGCCGCATCTCGCCGTCGGGCCCCTTCTGGATCACGATGTTGAAGCTGCTCCCGGCCGGGTCCTTCTCAGGGTAATCATCCCGATAGTGCCCGCCCCGGCTTTCCCGGCGCTCGATGGCGGATCGGGTGATGGCCTCGGAGATGGTGAGCAGGTTGCCCAGGTCGAGCGCGGAGTGCCAGCCGGGATTGTATTCCCGGTTGCCGGTGACGCCGACCTGCGCGGCCTGCTGCGTGAGTCGTCCGATCCCCTCCATCGCCCGCTGCATCTCCGGCTCGGTGCGCACGATGCCTACCAGCTCCTGCATCATCGTCTGCAACCGATGCTGCACTTGGTAGGGGCCCGAGCCGTCGGTGCCGCCCCCGCGCTCGAACGGCACCAGGGCGCAGCGCATGGCCTCGTCCACCTCCGCCCTGTCCGGTGTGGCGAGGCTCTGCTCCCGCGCAAACGAGGCCGCGAAGTCGCCCGCCCGCTTGCCGAACACCAGCAGGTCGGAAAGCGAATTGCCCCCCAGTCGGTTGGCGCCGTGCAGCCCGGCCGCGCACTCGCCGGCCGCGAAGAGCCCCGGAATGGTGGAGCTCTGCGAGTCGCCATCCACCCGGATGCCGCCCATCATATAGTGGGTGGTCGGCCCTACCTCCATCGGCGTAGTGGTGATGTCGATGTCGGCCAGCTGCTTGAACTGGTGGTACATGCTCGGGAGCTTCTTGATGATATGCTCGCGCGCGTCGGGCAGCCGCTGCTTGATCCAGGAGATGTCGAGGAACACCCCGCCGTGGGGACTCCCGCGGCCCTCGCGTACCTCCCGGCGGATACAGCGGGCGACGTGGTCTCGGGTCAGGAGCTCGGGCGGCCGACGGGCACTCTTGTCGCCCTGCGTGTAGCGCCAGCCTTCCTCCTCGTTGTCGGCCGTC from the Gemmatimonadales bacterium genome contains:
- a CDS encoding fumarate reductase/succinate dehydrogenase flavoprotein subunit, whose protein sequence is MAEHQTFEHDVLVIGAGGAGLRAAIAAAAAGASVGLVCKSLLGKAHTVMAEGGVAAALGNVDDRDNWRVHFADTMRGGQYVNNWRMAELHAREAPDRVRELEAWGALFDRTPDGRILQRNFGGHKYPRLAHVGDRTGLEMIRTLQDHSIHQGIDVHMECTVLRLFTDAGRIAGVLAYDRERGRFRLFRCKAVVLATGGIGRAFSITSNSWEYTGDGQSLAYQAGAALQDMEFVQFHPTGMIWPPSVRGILVTEGVRGEGGVLRNREGRRFMFDDIPENYRSQTADNEEEGWRYTQGDKSARRPPELLTRDHVARCIRREVREGRGSPHGGVFLDISWIKQRLPDAREHIIKKLPSMYHQFKQLADIDITTTPMEVGPTTHYMMGGIRVDGDSQSSTIPGLFAAGECAAGLHGANRLGGNSLSDLLVFGKRAGDFAASFAREQSLATPDRAEVDEAMRCALVPFERGGGTDGSGPYQVQHRLQTMMQELVGIVRTEPEMQRAMEGIGRLTQQAAQVGVTGNREYNPGWHSALDLGNLLTISEAITRSAIERRESRGGHYRDDYPEKDPAGSSFNIVIQKGPDGEMRLSREPIPGMPAELEKIIEEQK
- a CDS encoding 2Fe-2S iron-sulfur cluster-binding protein, whose protein sequence is MTETLKPDLAETGAVEETEPPHRKDEPLGRATFRVWRGGREGGKFVDYTTGVSPGMVVLDAIHQIQAEQANDLAVRWNCKAGKCGSCSAEV